From Colias croceus chromosome 27, ilColCroc2.1, one genomic window encodes:
- the LOC123703742 gene encoding uncharacterized protein LOC123703742, which yields MKSTPVNALQVECVDPPLALRRQYLCDKYFFKSIYNSSHILWPKLHNLLQISTSQNLRPSANFSCLLKSFIRFTRLPDPTVQFELYPLFSVNFQSLTYNPPILLNCGITKDTINANATFNEIVSNKWPNWHLFFTDASKMSDMSCVGVAVWYPQSSIILQFKCPPLSTVYTGEATGILEALNFINSHNLDKAVIFSDSLSCLQALLSNPFRSKSCHPLILRIRVVLLNCLNKGLHIQITYIPGHTGIGGNEMADSLAKSATQVGCNTHFSNYSQDLVPLSKLRLDGKWLNLWQESSRTKAAPS from the exons ATGAAATCTACCCCGGTTAACGCCCTGCAGGTTGAGTGTGTTGACCCTCCCCTAGCTCTTCGCAGACAGTATCTgtgtgataaatatttttttaaatccatCTATAACTCTTCCCATATCCTTTGGCCCAAACTCCATAATCTCCTTCAAATCTCCACTAGTCAAAATCTCCGACCCTCTGCTAATTTTTCTTGTTTACTAAAAAGCTTTATAAGATTCACCCGTCTGCCTGATCCTACTGTTCAGTTTGAACTTTATCCTCTCTTCTCCGTTAACTTCCAGTCCCTTACGTACAATCCACCCATCCTTTTAAATTGTGGCATAACTAAAGATACAATTAATGCAAATGCTACatttaatgaaattgtatCCAATAAATGGCCCAATTGGCACCTCTTTTTTACCGATGCCTCAAAAATGTCCGATATGTCATGTGTGGGAGTCGCTGTTTGGTACCCTCAATCCAGCATTATTCTTCAGTTTAAGTGCCCCCCTTTATCTACTGTCTACACTGGTGAAGCTACAGGCATTCTCGAAGCCCTCAATTTCATTAACTCTCACAACCTTGATAAAGCGGTTATATTTTCCGACTCATTAAGCTGCCTCCAAGCCCTTCTATCTAATCCTTTTCGATCTAAATCCTGTCACCCCTTGATTTTAAGAATACGTGTGGTTCTCCTAAATTGCCTCAACAAGGGTCTCCACATTCAAATCACTTACATACCAGGTCATACTGGTATAGGGGGTAATGAGATGGCTGACTCTTTGGCTAAGTCTGCTACGCAAGTGGGTTGCAATACTCACTTCAGTAATTATAGTCAAGACCTTGTTCCACTATCAAAATTGCGCTTGGATGGGAAGTGGTTGAATCTTTGGCAAGAGTCCAGCCGCACAAAAG CCGCTCCAAGTTGA